The following proteins are encoded in a genomic region of Flammeovirga pectinis:
- a CDS encoding 2-isopropylmalate synthase, which translates to MNDKVFIFDTTLRDGEQVPGCRLDTAEKLVIARALENLGVDIIEAGFPISSPGDFEAVNQIARVIQNTTVCGLTRAVRKDIEVAAEALKPAKRPRIHTGIGTSDQHIFTKLRLDRDQVIEKGVAAVKLAKTFVEDVEFYAEDAGRTDNEYLARVIESVIAAGATVVNIPDTTGYCIPEEYGAKIKFLKENVKNIDKAIISTHCHNDLGMATANSLAGVSNGARQIECTVNGIGERAGNTSMEEVVMAMRKHNMLNFETAIHTQKIYEISRLVSDTMRMPIQPNKAIVGDNAFSHSSGIHQDGVIKSRDNYEIIDPAEVGVSQSSIVLTARSGRAALFYRVQKLGHTLGHDELELAYQEFVKMADTLQTVEDEHLEKLLQLVKVA; encoded by the coding sequence ATGAACGATAAAGTATTTATTTTCGACACAACATTACGAGATGGAGAACAGGTACCTGGTTGCCGTTTAGACACCGCTGAAAAGCTAGTAATTGCACGTGCCCTCGAAAATCTAGGCGTTGATATTATAGAAGCTGGTTTTCCAATTTCAAGTCCTGGTGACTTTGAAGCTGTGAACCAAATTGCAAGGGTAATACAAAATACAACTGTTTGCGGTTTAACAAGAGCCGTTAGAAAAGATATTGAAGTAGCAGCAGAAGCTTTAAAGCCTGCAAAACGACCAAGAATCCATACAGGAATTGGTACTTCAGATCAGCATATATTTACAAAATTGAGACTTGATAGAGATCAAGTAATCGAAAAAGGAGTTGCAGCTGTAAAATTAGCGAAAACATTTGTTGAAGATGTTGAGTTTTATGCAGAGGATGCAGGTAGAACTGATAACGAGTATTTGGCTCGAGTCATTGAATCTGTAATTGCAGCAGGTGCTACAGTAGTAAATATTCCTGATACAACAGGTTATTGTATTCCCGAGGAATATGGTGCGAAAATCAAATTCTTAAAAGAGAACGTAAAAAATATAGATAAAGCTATTATTTCAACACACTGCCATAACGATTTAGGTATGGCTACAGCTAATTCTTTAGCTGGTGTAAGTAATGGTGCTCGCCAAATTGAATGTACTGTAAATGGTATTGGTGAGCGTGCTGGTAATACTTCTATGGAAGAAGTAGTAATGGCAATGAGAAAGCATAACATGCTGAATTTTGAAACTGCTATTCATACTCAAAAGATTTATGAAATTAGTCGTTTAGTATCAGACACGATGCGTATGCCTATTCAACCTAACAAAGCAATTGTTGGTGATAATGCATTCTCACATTCATCTGGAATACACCAAGATGGTGTAATTAAAAGCAGAGACAACTATGAGATTATTGACCCTGCAGAAGTAGGTGTTTCACAATCTTCTATTGTTTTAACTGCCAGAAGTGGTAGAGCAGCACTTTTCTATCGTGTTCAAAAATTAGGTCATACATTAGGCCACGATGAATTAGAGCTTGCTTATCAAGAGTTCGTTAAAATGGCAGATACTTTACAGACTGTCGAAGATGAGCATCTTGAGAAATTACTTCAACTTGTAAAAGTAGCATAG
- a CDS encoding SpoIIAA family protein, translated as MITINTSLGAQVLGFTVDGEIDREGINQFYDALTLKAEAGKVKLLGEIKNIDGIDSYKSFFDAIQKKIKATQVVAKYAIIGDMDWLKNISGLADFILPNIPIKYFSSEDRDNALIWLLQKEEAFVPGIKKIETDAGDNFLAYKLTGKITPQEYVAIDNEFFQQINSEKPLNLYLEFAGFEGYSSIASVWDDFKTGIKYYSKLNKIAIIGNSDWMDILTRVGDVLTPGVNIEYFSKNDKVRATTWLNIK; from the coding sequence ATGATTACAATTAACACATCTTTAGGTGCACAAGTATTAGGCTTTACAGTTGATGGTGAAATAGATAGAGAAGGCATTAATCAATTTTACGATGCATTAACTCTTAAAGCTGAAGCAGGAAAAGTTAAACTTCTAGGAGAAATAAAAAATATTGATGGAATAGATAGTTATAAAAGTTTTTTTGATGCTATTCAGAAAAAAATAAAAGCGACTCAAGTTGTCGCAAAATATGCCATTATAGGCGATATGGATTGGCTTAAAAACATATCTGGATTGGCAGATTTTATCCTTCCAAATATTCCTATTAAATATTTTAGTTCCGAAGACCGAGATAACGCATTGATCTGGCTTTTACAAAAAGAAGAGGCATTTGTTCCAGGTATCAAAAAGATAGAAACTGATGCTGGAGATAACTTTTTAGCTTATAAATTAACGGGCAAAATTACCCCTCAAGAATACGTTGCAATTGATAATGAATTCTTTCAACAAATCAATTCAGAAAAACCTTTAAATTTATATTTAGAATTCGCTGGTTTTGAAGGATATTCTTCTATTGCTTCTGTATGGGATGATTTTAAAACAGGGATTAAATATTACAGTAAATTAAATAAAATTGCCATTATTGGTAATAGTGATTGGATGGATATTCTTACTCGCGTAGGAGATGTTTTAACACCTGGTGTTAACATAGAATATTTTTCTAAAAATGATAAAGTTAGAGCTACTACATGGCTTAACATTAAATAA
- a CDS encoding flavin monoamine oxidase family protein — MKVAIIGGGVAGLYAASILKDRNYTVQLFEATDRLGGRIYTKQLHEHQFIELGAAEIHGKSAVIHEMLTHLGQKLEPIVGDEFVWFNKHLIDTERLLDLPSIIQEIFNYFENIDLETFDGTVLQALKQKGLYNAQVRHIIRGILSEYSTDAEKAHAFSLGEDEWRWSSGDRNYFSWGKYSDAVDFFVKKLKSNIFTSSAVVDVNYLENNVQLLLHDGTVHTFDKVIITASLGALKEKKINFTPVLPQNKLIAIETLGFGKGRKLFIEFNSPFWEEDTVEIIGGEKCPMYLIRPSHPNHIVAFLMGDASEEFNQLNDDELAEILINELDEMYPKQQVMVLYKSHFGQDWSKQQYTCGTYSFATKNANEHRAALKEPINNKIFFIGEACHTNGHVATVHGAMETAEEVVENYFAINV, encoded by the coding sequence ATGAAAGTAGCAATAATAGGTGGAGGGGTAGCTGGATTGTATGCAGCATCAATTCTAAAAGATAGAAATTATACTGTTCAATTATTCGAAGCAACCGACCGATTAGGAGGTAGAATATATACAAAACAATTACATGAACATCAATTTATAGAATTAGGAGCCGCTGAAATTCATGGTAAATCTGCAGTTATACATGAAATGTTAACGCATCTAGGACAAAAATTAGAGCCTATTGTAGGAGATGAATTTGTTTGGTTTAATAAACACCTAATAGATACGGAACGCTTACTTGATTTACCATCGATAATACAAGAAATATTTAATTATTTCGAGAATATAGATTTAGAAACTTTTGATGGAACAGTTCTTCAAGCATTAAAACAAAAAGGGCTTTATAATGCACAAGTGCGCCATATTATTAGGGGTATTTTGAGTGAGTATAGTACTGATGCAGAAAAAGCACATGCGTTTTCATTAGGAGAAGATGAATGGAGATGGTCTTCTGGTGATAGAAACTATTTTAGTTGGGGAAAATATAGTGATGCTGTAGATTTTTTCGTGAAGAAATTAAAAAGTAATATTTTCACTTCTTCTGCAGTTGTGGATGTCAATTATTTAGAGAATAATGTACAGTTGCTTCTACATGATGGAACTGTTCATACTTTTGATAAAGTGATTATTACAGCATCTTTAGGAGCATTAAAAGAGAAAAAAATAAACTTCACTCCAGTATTACCTCAAAATAAACTAATTGCTATAGAAACTTTAGGTTTTGGTAAAGGTAGAAAGTTATTTATAGAATTTAATTCGCCATTCTGGGAAGAAGATACTGTAGAAATAATTGGAGGAGAAAAATGTCCAATGTATTTAATTAGACCTTCTCACCCTAACCACATCGTAGCATTTTTAATGGGAGATGCCTCTGAAGAATTTAACCAGTTAAATGACGATGAATTAGCTGAAATATTAATCAATGAGCTTGATGAAATGTATCCAAAACAGCAAGTAATGGTATTATATAAAAGTCATTTTGGTCAAGATTGGAGTAAACAACAATACACTTGTGGAACATATTCTTTTGCTACAAAAAATGCAAACGAGCATAGAGCTGCACTTAAAGAACCTATCAATAATAAAATATTCTTTATAGGGGAGGCATGCCATACTAACGGACATGTAGCTACGGTACATGGTGCTATGGAAACTGCAGAAGAAGTTGTGGAAAATTACTTTGCAATAAATGTATGA
- a CDS encoding DUF2911 domain-containing protein: protein MRKAFKIFIGVVIALVLLIYAGQYFMIKETKKHSPKVEESYAFGTTEINISYCSPFKKGRIIFGNLVPYGHVWRTGANGPTVISTNVDLEINGKILPAGEYTLWTIPESDHWQVIFNSKINDWGVQFGGKASRDATFDVLEVTQSVKYLDTSVESFKIWVDADSEKEAYYLHFSWDKIQVDLTMNKQ, encoded by the coding sequence ATGAGAAAAGCTTTTAAAATATTTATTGGTGTTGTAATAGCATTGGTTTTATTAATCTATGCAGGGCAATACTTTATGATTAAAGAGACAAAAAAACATAGTCCTAAAGTAGAAGAAAGTTATGCTTTTGGCACTACAGAAATCAATATTTCGTATTGCTCACCTTTTAAAAAAGGAAGAATAATTTTTGGTAACTTAGTTCCATACGGTCATGTTTGGAGAACTGGAGCTAATGGACCTACTGTAATCTCAACAAATGTAGATTTAGAAATTAATGGTAAAATATTACCTGCAGGAGAATATACTTTATGGACCATCCCAGAATCTGATCATTGGCAAGTAATCTTTAATTCTAAAATAAATGATTGGGGAGTACAATTTGGAGGTAAAGCAAGTAGAGATGCTACTTTTGATGTACTAGAGGTAACTCAAAGTGTAAAATACTTAGATACTTCTGTAGAAAGTTTTAAAATTTGGGTGGATGCCGATTCGGAAAAAGAAGCGTATTATTTGCATTTTTCTTGGGATAAAATTCAGGTAGATCTAACAATGAACAAACAGTAG
- a CDS encoding T9SS type A sorting domain-containing protein: MKHTLLILITYLFCLSNSYAQNIGFVPSTSIVVENGNQQINNAWSGGLNAVQLFNIDLNLNGTQDLVIFDRSTRKIYTYLWNVTSKDWLYTPQYEEIFPSDIRFWIQIQDINGSGKKDLIIGREDGIYLHTNSSESQLSFNKTPVQLQTTTFSGATTPLVCSLLDTPAFSDVNGDGLLDFLTFVPGLGGTIEYHQNTGGNSDAPSYTKKSNNWGNFQECGDCATYVFGDEICGSNGRIMHLGSAISFEDINGSGLKDLLIGEMNCSNLVALPNKGTESTALFDESISDFPSSHPVNFPLFPASFFVDVNNNGQNDMVVGANLTSNEGDLTNFSNSIWLYKNTGTTAVPEWTFIQENFLQSTSIDLGERSKPFAYDVNKDGLDDLLVGYRGTFNSANEMEGGGIAYFQNIGNTTTPKFKLIDLDYYSISKWGMIDINPQIVDLTGNGVEDLVISARTPNSNKAGIYLFSASGVSFDTSNPTLFFEHRPEENTYLYDIDDDGKVDILLGTFGGELQYYKQTGTLDFVLEDNEFKGINDNLLRKYPSAFITDFDKDGTLDLLVWDDSGTPRVWRDFKNDNSTYQSKAFYNKESDMFTDRTYGNKLSSTVVNDFLITGSEGGGLYLATIGIHEAPTTIEDNITSSNLDIKVYPNPTFSDFTIANNSKSTLQVNILSINGNLILENSLTPNSNLKVSTQKWVKGIYILQFTDVYKSTLTTKKVLVK; this comes from the coding sequence ATGAAGCATACGCTATTAATATTAATTACCTATTTATTTTGTTTAAGTAATTCTTATGCTCAAAATATTGGTTTTGTTCCCTCAACATCCATTGTTGTAGAAAATGGAAATCAACAAATTAATAATGCTTGGTCTGGCGGATTAAATGCTGTTCAGCTTTTTAATATAGATTTAAACCTAAATGGTACTCAAGATCTCGTCATATTTGATAGATCTACAAGAAAAATCTATACCTATCTCTGGAATGTAACCTCAAAAGATTGGTTATACACCCCTCAATACGAAGAAATTTTCCCAAGTGACATCCGTTTCTGGATTCAAATTCAAGACATCAATGGAAGTGGAAAAAAAGACCTAATTATTGGTAGAGAAGATGGAATTTACCTTCACACTAATTCATCTGAAAGTCAATTATCTTTCAATAAAACACCTGTTCAATTACAAACAACTACTTTTTCGGGAGCAACAACTCCTTTAGTCTGTTCTTTACTAGATACTCCTGCTTTTTCGGATGTTAATGGAGATGGTCTATTGGACTTCTTAACTTTTGTACCTGGATTAGGGGGAACAATAGAATACCACCAAAATACAGGAGGCAATTCAGATGCTCCGTCATATACTAAGAAAAGTAATAATTGGGGTAACTTTCAGGAATGTGGTGATTGTGCAACGTATGTTTTTGGAGATGAAATATGTGGATCAAACGGTAGGATAATGCACTTAGGTTCTGCTATTAGTTTTGAAGATATTAATGGAAGTGGTCTTAAAGACCTTCTGATTGGTGAGATGAATTGTAGTAATTTAGTTGCACTTCCTAATAAAGGTACCGAATCTACGGCTCTTTTTGATGAAAGTATTTCTGATTTTCCATCCTCACATCCAGTAAATTTCCCACTTTTTCCAGCCTCTTTCTTTGTCGACGTTAATAATAATGGACAAAATGATATGGTTGTTGGAGCTAATCTAACTTCTAATGAAGGCGACTTGACAAATTTTAGTAATAGCATTTGGCTATATAAAAATACAGGTACTACAGCTGTACCTGAGTGGACATTCATTCAAGAAAATTTCCTACAATCTACATCTATTGATTTAGGTGAACGTTCTAAGCCTTTTGCTTATGATGTAAATAAAGATGGATTAGACGATCTATTGGTTGGATATAGAGGCACATTTAATAGTGCTAATGAGATGGAAGGAGGTGGTATCGCTTATTTCCAAAATATTGGCAATACAACTACTCCTAAATTTAAATTAATTGATCTAGACTATTATTCTATTTCTAAATGGGGAATGATAGACATTAATCCTCAAATAGTCGATCTTACAGGAAACGGCGTAGAAGATTTAGTAATAAGTGCTAGGACGCCAAATAGTAATAAAGCAGGTATTTATTTATTTTCTGCCTCTGGGGTTTCTTTTGACACTTCAAATCCAACATTATTTTTTGAACACAGACCTGAAGAAAATACTTATTTGTATGATATAGATGATGACGGAAAAGTTGATATTTTATTAGGTACGTTTGGAGGAGAACTTCAGTATTATAAGCAAACAGGAACATTAGATTTTGTTCTTGAAGACAATGAATTCAAAGGTATCAATGATAATCTGCTTCGTAAATATCCTTCTGCATTTATTACAGATTTTGATAAAGACGGCACACTAGATCTTTTAGTATGGGATGATAGTGGCACTCCAAGAGTTTGGAGAGATTTTAAGAATGATAACTCTACTTATCAAAGTAAAGCATTCTATAACAAAGAATCCGATATGTTTACGGATAGAACTTACGGAAATAAATTGAGTAGTACAGTAGTTAATGACTTTCTGATTACTGGGTCTGAAGGAGGAGGACTCTACTTAGCAACAATAGGTATACACGAAGCTCCAACCACTATTGAAGACAATATTACCAGTTCAAATTTAGATATAAAGGTATATCCCAATCCTACATTTTCAGATTTCACAATAGCGAACAATAGCAAGTCTACATTACAAGTAAACATACTATCTATTAACGGAAATCTTATTTTAGAAAATAGCTTAACACCCAATAGTAATCTAAAGGTATCAACACAAAAGTGGGTGAAAGGAATCTATATCCTTCAATTTACAGATGTATATAAATCTACATTGACTACAAAGAAGGTATTAGTAAAATAG
- a CDS encoding ribbon-helix-helix domain-containing protein produces the protein MAKKSFSGGLDSLLGGAPIGNNKPSAPATTTVQNVIPKKENTTPTTVQNEDAIDTFSLLPVTFQDKITALSSKEGRSREEIIKEAIGFYLDFQVDL, from the coding sequence ATGGCAAAAAAAAGCTTTTCGGGAGGATTAGATTCCCTATTAGGTGGAGCTCCAATAGGTAATAATAAACCTTCTGCTCCTGCAACTACTACTGTTCAAAATGTTATTCCTAAAAAAGAGAATACAACACCTACTACTGTTCAGAATGAAGATGCTATAGACACTTTTTCTTTATTACCAGTTACTTTTCAAGATAAAATAACTGCACTATCAAGTAAAGAAGGACGCTCTAGAGAAGAAATAATTAAAGAAGCAATTGGTTTCTATCTAGATTTTCAAGTAGATTTATAG
- a CDS encoding ParA family protein, whose amino-acid sequence MAAQVISISNHKGGVGKTTSVVNLGAGLHQLGKRVLMIDMDPQANLSQSLGIFEPEKSVYTMLRGFCKIEEAMQELELDLQLIPSELDLSGAELELSMEAGREFILKDHINKVKDNFDFILIDCPPSLGLLTINAFTASNQVFFPLQAQFLATQGLKKLLEVIEKVKQRLNQDLEIGGVFITQFDKRKILNRNVKDAIEKHFGDTLFKTVIRENVALAEAPSKQTNIFKYNPKSNGALDYWGLAQEVLERTTVNA is encoded by the coding sequence ATGGCAGCACAAGTCATTTCTATAAGTAACCATAAAGGTGGTGTAGGTAAAACTACATCTGTTGTTAATCTTGGTGCAGGACTGCATCAATTAGGTAAGCGTGTCTTGATGATAGACATGGATCCTCAAGCCAATTTAAGTCAATCTCTTGGTATCTTTGAACCTGAGAAGTCTGTTTACACAATGCTTAGAGGCTTCTGTAAAATAGAAGAAGCTATGCAAGAGTTAGAGCTAGACCTTCAACTCATTCCTTCTGAACTAGATTTATCTGGAGCAGAACTTGAATTAAGTATGGAAGCTGGTAGGGAATTTATTCTTAAAGATCATATTAATAAAGTAAAAGACAATTTCGATTTTATATTAATTGATTGTCCTCCTAGTTTAGGTTTACTTACTATTAATGCGTTTACAGCTTCGAATCAAGTCTTTTTCCCTTTGCAAGCACAATTTTTAGCAACGCAAGGATTAAAGAAACTTCTTGAAGTAATAGAAAAAGTAAAGCAACGTTTAAATCAAGATCTTGAAATTGGCGGAGTATTTATTACCCAATTTGATAAGAGAAAGATATTAAATAGAAATGTAAAGGATGCCATCGAAAAACACTTTGGCGATACTCTTTTCAAAACTGTTATAAGAGAAAATGTTGCACTTGCTGAAGCTCCATCAAAACAAACAAACATATTTAAATACAATCCAAAGAGCAATGGAGCGTTAGATTATTGGGGACTAGCACAAGAAGTACTAGAAAGAACCACTGTTAACGCCTAA
- a CDS encoding TMEM175 family protein: protein MGNQKGNKKEKVISKSWLTRITRLSDIIFATSMTMLLLAIDLPEVKTIGSNKELLTALSKQLPILGIFLSTFVLLAVYWLKHTTTTRLMKGADTLYMWLDLILLAFVALLPFSNGLATAFPDYFISISVYGINVFIIGSCSFFAWRHASKNNLLLKEEMDKKEAEEISSESWMEPVIAIISIITGYFYIDYAQLPFILVPIIYGLQTKWKEKKNRAR from the coding sequence ATGGGAAATCAAAAAGGTAATAAAAAAGAAAAAGTAATTTCTAAGAGTTGGTTAACAAGAATTACTCGATTATCCGATATTATTTTTGCAACATCAATGACAATGTTGCTTTTAGCTATAGATCTTCCTGAAGTTAAAACTATAGGAAGTAATAAAGAGCTTTTAACTGCGTTAAGTAAGCAACTACCTATATTGGGTATTTTCCTTTCTACTTTTGTTTTATTGGCTGTTTACTGGTTAAAGCACACAACCACAACTCGATTAATGAAAGGAGCTGATACATTATATATGTGGCTAGACCTAATTCTGTTGGCTTTTGTAGCTCTATTACCATTTTCTAATGGTTTAGCTACTGCTTTTCCAGACTACTTTATTTCCATTTCAGTATATGGTATAAATGTTTTTATAATTGGTAGTTGTTCTTTCTTTGCATGGAGACACGCAAGTAAAAATAATCTACTGCTTAAAGAAGAAATGGATAAGAAAGAAGCCGAAGAAATAAGTAGTGAAAGCTGGATGGAACCCGTTATAGCTATAATTTCTATTATTACAGGTTATTTTTATATTGATTATGCTCAACTTCCATTTATTTTGGTACCAATTATCTACGGTCTACAAACCAAATGGAAAGAGAAAAAAAATAGAGCACGTTAA
- a CDS encoding TetR/AcrR family transcriptional regulator yields the protein MKNNREHVLKVATKLISERGFDGASTREIAQRAKVSQGMINYYFGSKEALLKEIISDFSKQINTVVTELKHSEKEGLAFIKFALLKFFKVSFENRDLSRIMNVEETMDLRDEVISQNDEVSKIISDLFISNILDGKAKGIYNEDCDEELIVTFLVNALNDYIIRSERIIIKKPMKGVSAYSDHHQKRVIEFSYSYLEKMLLP from the coding sequence ATGAAAAACAATAGAGAACACGTTCTTAAAGTTGCAACTAAGTTAATTTCTGAAAGAGGATTTGATGGAGCATCTACTAGAGAAATTGCCCAAAGAGCTAAAGTAAGTCAAGGAATGATAAATTATTACTTTGGATCAAAAGAAGCTCTTCTTAAAGAAATTATTTCTGATTTTTCTAAGCAAATTAATACTGTTGTTACGGAACTAAAACACTCAGAAAAAGAGGGTTTAGCTTTTATAAAATTTGCATTGCTTAAGTTTTTCAAAGTATCGTTTGAAAATAGAGATTTATCTAGAATTATGAATGTTGAAGAAACGATGGATCTTAGAGATGAGGTAATCTCTCAGAACGACGAGGTTTCTAAAATCATAAGTGATCTATTTATTTCAAATATTCTTGATGGAAAAGCAAAAGGCATTTATAACGAAGATTGTGATGAAGAACTTATTGTCACTTTCTTGGTAAATGCACTGAATGATTATATAATCAGATCTGAAAGAATTATTATCAAAAAACCGATGAAGGGTGTTTCGGCATACTCAGATCATCATCAAAAAAGAGTAATAGAATTTAGTTATAGTTATTTAGAAAAAATGTTACTTCCATAA
- a CDS encoding DUF4251 domain-containing protein, whose protein sequence is MKYNLLKIFAFALLMSFAGQVTAQDVQEKPLTEKEQRKLAKKKAKEERKKAKQLAKQQAKAEEVARFEMSKQAMKDQKFVLQANQVYDRYGNVAQVTNSINFIKLNGDVCVVQLGFEGIVGYNGVGGITLDGKITDLQIKENEQGGVNMSFNVQGSMMQAAVRINLNGADNWADASVRSQTENIEVKFRGNLLPTDLSSVFQGATPY, encoded by the coding sequence ATGAAATATAATTTATTGAAAATATTTGCTTTTGCTTTACTAATGTCTTTTGCAGGACAAGTAACCGCTCAAGATGTGCAAGAAAAACCTTTAACTGAAAAGGAACAGAGGAAACTTGCTAAGAAAAAAGCCAAAGAAGAACGTAAAAAAGCCAAGCAATTAGCTAAACAACAAGCTAAAGCAGAAGAAGTTGCTCGTTTTGAAATGTCTAAACAGGCAATGAAAGATCAAAAGTTTGTTTTACAAGCAAACCAAGTATACGATAGATATGGAAATGTTGCTCAAGTAACAAACTCTATCAATTTTATTAAACTTAATGGTGACGTTTGTGTTGTACAGTTGGGTTTTGAAGGTATTGTTGGTTACAACGGTGTTGGAGGTATTACTTTAGATGGTAAAATCACAGACCTACAAATAAAAGAAAATGAGCAAGGAGGTGTAAATATGAGCTTTAATGTACAGGGTTCTATGATGCAAGCAGCAGTTAGAATTAACCTAAATGGTGCAGATAATTGGGCAGATGCATCGGTTAGATCACAGACGGAAAATATTGAAGTAAAGTTCCGTGGTAATTTATTACCAACTGATTTGTCTTCAGTATTTCAAGGAGCAACACCCTATTAA
- the gldF gene encoding gliding motility-associated ABC transporter permease subunit GldF → MWQIFKREINSFFSAILGYLVVAIFLIMMGLFVWVFPQTSVLEGSYASLDALFNVAPYIFMFLLPAITMRGLAEEKKTGTLELLFTRPLTDFQIVSGKFFAAWVTAILALIPTVIYYFSIYNLGAPKGNIDTAAVVGSYIGLILLSGGFAAIGTFASSVTSSQIVSFIIAVALCFVCYDGISSVAAIPALSDQAYSIGLWGVDFHYRSLSRGLIDSRDILYFCSLIIIALSLAKLSIGSRRWEQ, encoded by the coding sequence ATGTGGCAGATATTTAAACGAGAAATCAATAGTTTTTTTAGTGCAATTTTAGGGTATTTAGTAGTCGCTATCTTTTTAATAATGATGGGACTATTTGTTTGGGTATTTCCACAAACAAGCGTTTTAGAAGGAAGTTATGCTTCTTTGGATGCCCTTTTTAATGTTGCACCTTATATTTTCATGTTCCTTTTACCTGCTATAACTATGCGTGGTTTAGCAGAAGAAAAGAAAACTGGTACATTAGAATTGTTGTTTACTCGGCCATTAACTGATTTTCAGATTGTTAGTGGTAAGTTTTTTGCAGCATGGGTTACAGCAATATTAGCTCTAATTCCAACAGTTATTTACTACTTTTCAATTTATAATTTAGGTGCTCCTAAAGGTAATATTGATACAGCAGCTGTTGTAGGTTCTTACATTGGTTTAATTTTACTTTCTGGTGGTTTTGCAGCAATTGGTACTTTTGCCTCGTCTGTTACATCAAGTCAGATTGTATCTTTTATAATAGCAGTAGCACTTTGTTTTGTTTGTTACGATGGAATATCATCTGTAGCAGCTATTCCAGCATTAAGCGATCAGGCTTATTCTATTGGCTTATGGGGAGTAGATTTTCATTACAGATCTTTAAGTAGAGGGTTAATAGATTCTCGAGATATATTATATTTTTGCAGTTTAATAATTATTGCACTTAGCCTAGCCAAATTATCAATTGGTAGTAGACGCTGGGAGCAATAA
- a CDS encoding polyprenyl synthetase family protein, giving the protein MAQFNLKEAGELLAQELEKRAYGDAPENLYAPLRYILSLGGKRLRPALTLLGCYLFDDDYKKAVEPAIGVEVFHNFTLMHDDIMDDAPLRRGQMTVHEKWNPNIAILSGDVMFVKAYDYIMQVEDNVLRSAISLFNKCATEVCEGQQFDMDFEERAIVSEEEYIEMIRLKTAVLIGFALRLGALIGGASEEQSKVVEEFGVNVGLGFQLKDDILDVYADQDKFGKQVGGDIISNKKTLMLIKALKQAKGADKAELLKWLEVKEFDKVEKVKAVTAIYDRLDIKEMATSKSNEYFDKGFTALQKLDVPDNRKQLLKEFGIYLQNRDH; this is encoded by the coding sequence ATGGCACAATTTAATTTAAAAGAGGCAGGGGAATTACTTGCTCAAGAATTAGAAAAAAGAGCATACGGAGATGCTCCAGAAAATTTATATGCTCCTCTACGTTATATATTATCATTAGGCGGTAAGAGATTGCGCCCTGCGTTAACGTTGTTAGGTTGTTATTTATTTGATGATGATTACAAGAAAGCAGTTGAACCGGCAATTGGTGTAGAAGTTTTTCACAATTTTACTCTAATGCATGATGATATTATGGACGATGCTCCACTTCGTAGAGGTCAGATGACTGTGCACGAAAAGTGGAATCCAAATATTGCTATTTTATCAGGAGATGTAATGTTTGTGAAAGCATACGACTACATAATGCAAGTAGAAGACAATGTATTAAGGTCTGCTATTTCATTATTTAATAAATGTGCTACCGAAGTTTGTGAAGGACAACAATTTGATATGGACTTTGAAGAACGAGCAATTGTTTCTGAAGAAGAATATATTGAAATGATTCGTTTAAAGACAGCTGTTTTAATAGGCTTTGCCTTAAGATTAGGTGCTTTAATTGGAGGAGCATCAGAAGAGCAATCTAAAGTGGTAGAAGAGTTTGGAGTAAATGTAGGACTCGGTTTTCAGCTTAAAGATGATATACTTGATGTTTATGCTGACCAAGATAAATTTGGTAAGCAAGTTGGTGGAGATATTATATCTAACAAGAAAACATTAATGCTTATCAAGGCTTTAAAACAAGCTAAAGGTGCGGATAAAGCTGAACTTCTCAAATGGTTAGAGGTCAAAGAATTTGATAAAGTTGAAAAGGTGAAAGCTGTTACTGCTATCTATGATAGATTAGATATTAAAGAAATGGCAACTTCTAAATCAAATGAATATTTTGATAAAGGATTTACAGCTTTACAAAAATTGGATGTTCCAGACAATCGAAAACAATTGTTGAAAGAATTTGGTATCTATCTTCAAAATAGAGATCATTAA